The following coding sequences lie in one Spinacia oleracea cultivar Varoflay chromosome 1, BTI_SOV_V1, whole genome shotgun sequence genomic window:
- the LOC110785565 gene encoding metal tolerance protein C4, with protein MQRRRLFSLLPRHPPRRPPPLPPHSLFPLLGCSSDDSNSTPPAKSGVEQGFGRSISPTFLRGVLLSDSSNRVPPFSQIPLDFTHHQLSLRRNFFTRAKEVQRIEVNDQHSQRAVTTALCCNFLVFSLKFGVWMTTSSHVMLAEVIHSVADFANQALLAYGLTSSRRGPDAIHPYGYSKERFVWSLISAVGIFCLGSGATIVHGFQHLWDTEPPEHIKYAALVIAGSFIIEGASLLVAIHAVKKGAAAEGMKLRDYIWRGHDPTAVAVMTEDGAAVTGLAIAGASLMAVHYTGNPIFDPIGSIVVGNLLGMVAIFLIQRNRHALIGRAIDDQDMQKVLEFLKNDPVVDSIYDCKSEVIGPGFFRFKAEIDFNGVVLVQNYINRAGREPWARQFRDAANVEDDTEMIKVMSNYGEEVVTALGSEVDRLESEIQKLVPGIRHVDIEAHNPIIP; from the exons ATGCAGAGGCGGcgccttttctctctcctccctcgtCATCCACCTCGACGTCCGCCACCACTTCCGCCTCACTCTCTCTTTCCTCTTCTCGGGTGTTCTTCCGACGATTCGAATTCTACTCCGCCTGCGAAATCGGGTGTTGAACAAGGGTTTGGAAGAAGTATTTCCCCCACGTTTTTGCGAGGGGTTTTGTTGTCTGATTCTTCGAATAGGGTTCCTCCATTTTCCCAAATTCCACTTGATTTCACCCATCATCAGCTCTCTCTTCGTCGCA ATTTTTTTACTAGAGCTAAAGAAGTTCAGAGGATTGAAGTTAATGATCAACACAG TCAACGGGCTGTCACAACTGCATTATGCTGCAACTTTCTTGTATTTTCACTCAAGTTCGGGGTGTGGATGACGACTTCTAGCCATGTTATGCTGGCTGAAGTTATACATTCTGTTGCTGATTTTGCAAATCAG GCGCTTCTTGCTTATGGTTTGACTAGTTCAAGGCGCGGCCCAGACGCTATTCATCC CTATGGTTACTCAAAGGAGAGATTTGTTTGGTCCTTGATATCTGCTGTTGGTATATTCTGCCTTGGCTCGGGGGCAACTATAGTACACGGGTTCCAGCACTTGTGGGATACAGAG CCCCCAGAACACATTAAATATGCAGCCCTTGTGATTGCTGGCTCCTTTATTATTGAAG GTGCTTCTCTTCTCGTTGCAATACATGCTGTAAAGAAAGGGGCAGCTGCTGAGGGAATGAAGCTCAGAGACTACATTTGGCGTGGCCATGATCCAACTGCTGTTGCAGTCATGACAGAG GATGGTGCTGCAGTTACTGGCCTAGCTATTGCTGGCGCTTCCCTTATGGCTGTGCATTACACCGGAAATCCAATTTTTGACCCCATTGGTTCTATTGTTGTCGGTAACCTGCTTGGAATG GTCGCCATATTCTTGATCCAAAGAAACCGTCATGCTTTGATCGGAAGGGCAATTGATGATCAAGATATGCAAAAGGTCTTGGAGTTTTTGAAAAATGACCCG GTTGTAGACTCAATTTATGATTGCAAAAGTGAGGTGATTGGACCTGGGTTCTTCAGGTTTAAGGCAGAAATTG ATTTCAATGGTGTCGTGCTGGTGCAAAACTATATTAATCGTGCTGGGCGTGAACCATGGGCTAGACAG TTCCGGGATGCTGCAAATGTAGAGGATGATACTGAAATGATCAAGGTTATGTCAAATTATG GTGAAGAAGTCGTGACTGCTCTTGGAAGTGAAGTTGATAGGCTGGAATCCGAGATTCAGAAGCTTGTTCCTGGTATTCGACATGTAGACATTGAGGCGCATAACCCCATTATTCCTTGA
- the LOC110785526 gene encoding uncharacterized protein At4g22758 has protein sequence MKTNSKCFECKNKERLNKKRFLIIVNVLGSAGPLRFIVNEEDVLGGVIETALKLYAKEGRLPVLGSDNSKFLIYCANLGSDALRPWDEVGCCGARNFVLCKKREQQSNMSEARSHIISRKGYYGNWKAWLNKQILHL, from the exons atgaagacAAACAGTAAGTGTTTCGAGTGTAAGAACAAAGAAAGGTTGAACAAGAAACGATTTCTGATAATTGTGAATGTGTTGGGAAGTGCGGGACCTCTAAGATTTATAGTGAATGAAGAGGATGTTTTGGGTGGAGTTATTGAAACTGCTTTGAAATTATATGCTAAAGAAGGTCGTCTCCCTGTTTTGGGTTCTGATAATTCCAAATTTCTCATCTATTGCGCCAATCTTGGATCTGATG CTTTGAGGCCATGGGACGAGGTAGGATGTTGTGGAGCAAGGAATTTTGTGTTATGCAAAAAGCGAGAGCAGCAATCAAACATGAGTGAGGCAAGATCCCATATCATCTCACGTAAGGGGTATTATGGGAATTGGAAAGCCTGGCTCAACAAACAAATCCTTCACCTTTAA